From uncultured Desulfobacter sp.:
TCGCGATAGTTCTGGAGGATCTGCTCGCAGGAATTCTCCATCACCAAATGCAGAAAGGATCTGGCGGGGATGATGGTTGCGCCGTTCGAATGCTTGATGGTGGTCCCGCACTCCATAACGGCACCGATGTTCACCATGTCTTCCCCGTCCTTGTTGACGATTCCACGAAGAAGGCCGACAAATGCCTTGTTCGCCATGATCTTCTGGATCATGGCGTTGACGAGAACACCGGTGTCGATGAGCGCCTTGCTCCAGCCTTTACGCTTGATGGTACTCTCGGCAAGTTTCACGAAGGACTATCTGCCCTGGGCCTGGGAGCGAATCCCCCGCTGAATCTCGCGCACCAGAAAATTGAAGTTAAAACCAAAACTCCGGATACTTTCTTCTACTTGCCATATTGTTGATGGCCAAAGCAACGATCAGCATGATTACTACACCAAGCCCTACAGGAACCAGCATGTACCAGAAGCCTAATTCGTGTATTTTCTCGCTGCCGATCACAGCGATCAGGGCCGTGGCCCCACCGGGGGGATGAAGGGTCTGGGTGACGTGCATCAGGGCAATGGCCGTTGCAACGGAAAAAGCTGCCGCAAACCAGGGAAAGGGATGAAAAAGCTGCCAGCAGGCCACGCCCACAAAGGCGGACAGCAGATGGCCGCCGATGAGATTTCTGGGCTGAGCCAAAGGGCTTCTGACTGCGCCATAGACCAGCACCGCTGACGCACCAAATGAGCCGATGATATAAACGAAATCATTTCCGGATAACAGATTGTAATTCAAATAGGCCACCGGGGTGATTCCCAGAAAAGCCCCTAACCAGGACCAGCATACTTCGCTGAGATTTACTTTGGGAGGACGCTGCCCGCCGCCGGCCATTTTTTTTAAAAAAAGTATCATTGTCAGTCCCCTTTTTATCAGCACATGGCCTGGACAAGGTCTGACCGCGCAATGATCCCTACCAGAATGTTGTGGTCCTCACACACCGGTACCCGGTTAATATTCTTCCGGTCCATAAGGTTGGCCACATCCAGCAGTTTGAGGCTCTTGTGGACGGTAACGGGCGGCGAAGACATAATGTCCCGGGCCTTCAGCGTTTTAAGGGGCCGGGCAAGGCAACAGCTGTCATCCATACACTGAATCAGTACCTGCATAAACGACGGGTCTTTTTTCTCAGTCATTCTGGACAAAAAATCTTTTTCCGATATGACGCCGGTCACAGCACCCTGTTCATTGAGCACCGGCATACCAGAAATATCGTGATCCCGCATCTGGACAGCGGTCTCCAAAAGCGAGGCATCTTCAAGGACGGAAACAACCTTTCGAGTCATCACATGCTCTGCCAGAATGGCTGTCTTAATGCGGTTAACCGCATGATCAAAAGCGATCCGGTATACCTCTATAAAGTCAGACGGCGTAATATCCAGATATCCTGGGATTTCCCTCATCGCCTCCAGTACATCTTCGTCTGTGATGGTTTGAAAACATTCATTGATACGACTGAAGTTCATATCTCTCCTTTTGCTGTTTGCCTTAAAGCTCTACTATTAATTCAAATCCCGGGTAAAAAATCTTTTAATTACCCAAGCGTATCTTTGCAAACGTTTCTGGCCTTGTTTTAAGAATATGGGTAATTCTATCCGGCAATGCATTGACATAGATCAAGTTTTCATGAAAAAGCCAAAACTGGATCTATATCAATGGAACAAACCGAGATCTTGATTGAAAAAAAGTAGTATAATATTATTTTTAAACAATAAAAAATGCCGCCGCTCAAATTGATTTAAGCAGCGGCATTTACCGTTTTGCATTAACTATTGTTTAAAAATTTCAGGTGGTTTTGTGGTGCTGCCGGTTGCGTTGGGATAGTTTTCTGCTTTATAGGATTTTTTACCGGTTTCAATCAGGTGGTTGGCTTCTTCCATAAACGCATTGAACCGTTTTTTACATTCATAAAATCCATGCCACCATGAATAATCCGGGGCCATCATTGCAGCTCCCATCCTTGCCCGGCGTCCTTCATGGTGCCATAATTCATAATACTCCACCTCAAGGGGTTCATCAAAAAAGCGAGTCTTGTCGAGCAGGCCTTTTGTATAAAGTTCGTCAAGTTTGGCCTTAGCCGGTTTAAAATAAACCTCATTATATTCTTTGACACTCTGGTCCATCTGACTGTAATGGGATTCGGTCCACTTTTTTCCATGACACTGCATACAGATTTCCTGCATTTTAGTCCGTTCTTCCTGCCAATTTGTCTGGGCCGGAAGGGCTTTAAAATCTTCGGGTCTGACTGTCAATGGGACCTGCAATTCCCAGGATAATCTTTCGGTGACGTCATGGGAGGTCATCACACTGCCGGCACCGGACATATGACATGAGGCGCAGGTCGGTCCCCTGAAATCAACACCAGGTGTCCAGGTTGCCGGATCAAGTTTCTCATTTTGAACCTCACGCCTGTTAACATATAAAAAATTTATTCTCGAAATAAAATTGCCCGAGCTTCCAGGTATAATTTAGGCTGATTCTCAAAAATTTTAACATATTTTCCACATAGATAACCGGGACCACCTGGAATTCTTACCTCTGGGCATTCTCTAACTCAGCCAACCTCTTTCGATTCTCCCGTTCTTTCTTATATCTCGTGGTAATGTCTCTCGCGCTTGACAGTGCCCCAATCACATTCTTTGCGGAATCTAAAACAATAGAAAAACCGAGTTCAACGTAAATGACAGACCCATCTGCATGTAAAGATTTTGTAGGCAAGGACTTCCCAACATACTTGGTTTCCCCCCTTTGCATAGCTTGTTCATATCCGCGCCAATGGGCCTTTCGTAAATTCTGCGGAACAATGATGTCTAAGTTTGATCCGATTGCTTCCTCTTTGGTAAATCCAAAAATACGTTCAGCCGCCACATTCCATACACGTATCGTTCCTTCTGTATCAGCAAATATCATTGCATCGGGATTTTGTTCTATAAGACTGTCCATGAATTCGTTGTTCATATTTACATCATCTCCGCATTTCTTATGACCCTGTTTTATGAATTATGTATAGCCGTTTTCTTTGTGTTTTTGGGCTATGGCACCTGCCAGATCATCCAAAGCATCGAATACACTTGCGGTTGGGACGCCTTTGCAGAGAACCGGATCAATCACCTCCACCTTAAGGTTGGGAATCATCCCGGCAAGGGTATCTACGGTCTTGCCACCCCAGCCATAGGAGCCCACCACAGAGAGGAACTTTGTGTTGGGCCGCAGGGCGTTGGCCAAAAATGCGGCATAGGCAGCATAAGGATGGGGACCGGCCAGGATGGTGGGGGTACCCACGACAATGGTGGCGGCGTCCACCAGGGCCATGGCCAGTTTCCCGATATCGGTGACAGCCAGATTAAACTGTTCCACCCTGACCCCCTTGTCCACCAGGGACGCCACAAGGTGCTCTACCATGAGTCTTGTACTTTCGTGCATGGATACATAGGGTATAACAACGGTGTTTATAGGGGCTCCCTTTGTCCACTTTTTATATGCATCAAGAATAAAACCGGCATCGGGAAATATCTGACCGTGGCCCGGGGCGATCATTTTAATGTCATAGGGAGCCAGCTTTTCCATATTTTTTTTAATGATGCTTCTAAAGGGCATCATGATTTCGGCAAAATACCGTTTGGCCGCCTCATACACCCGGCCCTGATCCGTAACAAACAGGTCACTTGAGGCAATATGGGAACCAAAGAAATCACAGCTGAACAGAATTTTGTCCTCTTCCAGAAAGGTCACCATGGTTTCAGGCCAGTGAACCCAGGGGGTAAAAATAAATTTCAAGGTTTTATCCCCCAAAGAGAGAGTCTCCCCGTCTTCTATGGAAACGAAAAAATTTTCCGGGATATTCAAAAGATCCTTGAGAAGGTCCTTGGCCTTGGGCGTGGAGATAAGTTTGGCATTGGGATATTTTTCAAGGACCTGCATGATCGTTCCTGAATGGTCCTGTTCCGCGTGGCTTGAGATGATGTAATCGATATTCTTGACCCCTTCTAACTGGGCCATGAATTCTTTGGCCATGGGGGGATCAACCGTGTCAATCAATGCTGTTTTCTCACTGCCCTCAATAAGATAGGCGTTGTAGCTGGTCCCATCCGGCAGGGGAATAAGGGCGTCAAACAGCCGACTGTCCCAATCCACTGAACCCATCCAGTAAACGTTTTCTTTGATCTTTCGTGCTTTCATACGGTTCCTCCTATTTTATGGTTTGTGTTCTTGAATTGGTTGATATGATTGTCTTTTGAATGGCCCTGTTAATCTGATCGAGCAGATGATTCAGATTAAGTCCATATTCTCCGGCAATATCCGTCAGTGCGTCCGCTTTTTAATACATCTGCATATTCCTGGTCGGCAAGATCTTTGAAAATTTCCGACAGATCAGTTTCATCAAAAATATTCGGCATTGGATTCATGAGGGGCCTATGTAGATTGAGTCGTTTATTATTATACTTCATTTGTTTTAGCAGGAGCATATGATATGTCAAGAAGAAACCAGCTGAGAATTTGGGCTTTAAGGCCTAAAAACTCAAATTGTAAAACAGTGAAGAAATCCTTGCCTTGTGATATATTAGCGGCGCTTATTAAAAAATTTTGCTTGACCCAGGTTTGAATTCTCTGTTAACCAATACTTGCTATGAAGGTTAACCAAACATTGCCGGACAAAAGGCAAATGATTCTTAAGGTTTTGTACCAATCGGATGGTAAACCTGTTTCCGGGGTCAAAATCAGTGAAGCTGCCGGAATTTCCCGGGTAGCGGTGTGGAAACACATTAAGGCCTTAAAACAGGCCGGCGTGGATATAAAAGCCCTGCCAACGGGGTATAAACTTCAGGACGCCGGCAATCTGCTCTACCCTTTTTGTTTCCCAACGCACCTTCAGGAAAAAATTTTCCACTTCCCGGAACTTGATTCTACCATGGACCAGGCCCGGGAGATGGCCCGGGAAGACGTCCGGCATGCCAGTTGCATTATTGCCGAAGTTCAGACAGCTTCCAGGGGCCGGCTGAACAGGCAATGGATCTCTGACCGGGGAGGGCTTTGGTTTACCCTGATCCTTAAACCGGATTTACCGCCCCCCCTGGCCTGGACCGTGAACTTTGCCGCGTCTGCCTGCATGTCCGAAGTACTAACCGATTTATTTGACCTGGATGTCCGGGTCAAATGGCCCAATGACCTGCTTCTCAAAGGCCGCAAGCTGTCCGGGATGCTGTCGGAAATGGAAACCCGGGCTGATATGGTTAATCTCCTGTTTCTGGGTATCGGCCTTAATGTGAACAATGAACCGGAATCAGATCAATATCAGGCCATTTCCCTGAAAACAGCCCTGGGAAAATCTGTTTCCAGAAAACAGATCCTGACCCGGTTCCTGGATCTGTTTGAATCCCGGATTGCTGCCGTTGATCCGGCCCGGATCATCAGCCAATGGAAGGCTCGAACCGCCACCATCGGCACCGAAGTCAGGGTTCAAACCCATGACCAGATATATGAAGGCAAGGCTTTGGATGTGGATGACACCGGTGCCCTCATTGTTAAAGGCCGGGACGGCATCACCCGGAAAATTATTTATGGCGATTGTTTTCACTCTTAAAAAAATCCCTTAAAATGAATGATAAACCCATGGATGTTTCTGTAAAACCAATTGTCTATTCAGCCCTTTTTATCGCCCTGATCAGCATTGGCGCAATGATTGCCATACCTGTGGGACCTGTTCCCATTGTACTTCAAAACATGTTTGTGCTTCTGGCGGGTTTGATCCTGCCGCCGGCCTGGGCTGCCGGATGCGTGGCGGTTTATCTGCTCATGGGATTTGCTGGACTGCCGGTATTTGCCGGCGGCACCTCGGGTATTGGAAAAGTATTCGGGCCCACCGGTGGATATCTTTTATCTTATCTGCCTGCCGTTTTTCTTACCTCTATAATATCCGGCAGTGCTGAAAAGAGTCTGGTCCGGGATTGTGTAGCCACCATTGGGGGAATGGCGGTGATGTATATGTTCGGGGTACCCTGGTTGAAATGGGTGTTGGCGGTGTCCTGGGGCAAGGCCCTGGCTGCCGGTATGTATCCCTTTCTTCCCGGCTCTGTGCTTAAAATTGTTGCAGCGGTAATCATCGCGCGCAAGCTTCGTCCCCTGATCCGGTTTTAAACGCTTAATGGATACGGTGTTATTGAAAACAGACCATCTGACCCATGCCTTTGATTCGGGGGATACAGGCATATTTGACATTTGTTTAACCGTGTCCCGGGATGACTTTATTGTGCTTGCCGGAAAGAACGGTTGCGGGAAAACCACCTTGATCCGCCATTTCAACGGCTTGTTGATGCCGGATAGCGGCCGGGTTCTGCTCAACGGTCAGGATATTCAAAAAGATCTGACCTTAGCACGCAGAAAGATCGGCATGGTGTTCCAGGACCCGGATACCCAGATCATCGCAGATACCGTGTTTGATGAAACCGCCTTTGGCCCGGAAAATTTAAACATGGGCCGGGAAGAGATTAATGACAGGGTCTTTAACGCCCTCAACCTCCTCGGTCTGGATCATTTACGGGACAGAAACCCTGCGACCCTTTCCGGCGGGGAAAAACGGCGACTGGCCATTGCCGGCATCCTGGTCATGGAACCGGACCTTATTATTTTTGACGAGCCCTTTGCCAATCTGGATTATCCATCTGTCCGATCCTTGATCAGACTGTGCCGAAAGCTGCACCAGTCCGGACATGCCATTGTTATGACCACCCATGATGTGGCCCCGGTGATCACGCTTGCCACCAAAATGGTGGTCATTGACAAAGGACGGATCAAGGAAGAAGGCGATCCGATCTTGCTTGCCCCCTGCCTTGAATCATATGGTGTGAAAAATCCGTTTACCCCCATGGCAGAGGCGTGGACTCTGTGACACTTTTTTCCTATCATCCCAATGACACCTTATGGCACACCCTGGATGTCCGGTGCAAATGCCTTCTGGTCTGCCTGTTGAGCCTGGCTGTACTAAAAACGGAATTGCCCGGAAATATTATCTGCCTGTGCGTTTTAATGGTTATACTTAAAACATTGGGAGTAGGCCCGGCAAGGCTTGTGAAGCAGTTGAAAATCTTTCTTTTGCTTTTAATACTGATATTTTTCAGCCGATGGGCAGTCACGCCCGGCGAACCCATGGTGACCTTGTACGGATTTTGCCTGACCCGCCAGGGTTTTAACGCCGGCAGCCTGGTTTCGTTACGATTTCTGGTCGTTATGCTGCTGGGGCTTATCTTGACGGCCACTACCCGGTCCACGGAAATCAAGGCAGCTGTCCAGTGGTTTTTCAAACCCATTCCTATTATTCCTGAAAAACGGGTGGCTGTGATGGTGGGTTTGGCCCTGAAATTCATGCCCCTGATCCTTGATAATGCCCGGGAAGTGACCCATGCGGTCAATGCCCGATGCGGCAATTTAAGGAAAAATCCTGTGCGCCGACTCTTCAATCTGGCCTGGCCCCTGCTGAAAAAAACATTTCAATCCGCAGATGACCTAAGTCTTGCCATGCAGGCCCGGTGTTACAGTGAAAACCGAACAGATCCACCTTTTTTCCCCAATGGGAAAGAGGGTTGGGTCGTGGGTCTGACACTTGTTTTTTGTGCCGGGATGCTGCTGATGGGCTGAACCCGAACCCTGCCTGCCAAGTGACTTTGGTCCCTGTCGACGAAAATGGTGCCGGGCCGGCGAAATCCGTTGAAGTCTGCTGCCTGAAACAGTTGCCGTATAAACCACATGGAATCAAAAAAATGCCAAATAAATTTAATCCGGCATATAACCCGGCATCCCGAAGACTTTACTTCAATTTTGCTTCTTGATAGAATCAAATTCATCTTTGAGTAATGATCACAAAATTAAGATACTCACTTAAATTTCAAAACGTGCGATCCATAATGGACGCCTGATACGGGTATCATTGGAACAGATTGAGCCACAAAAAGGGGAAAGCTGTTGAAAGTACTTGTAATTGATGATGAAAAGCATATCCGTCAAAGCCTTGCCGATTATCTGGAAGATAATGATTATGATGTTGTAACAGCAGAAAACGGCCGGCAGGGACTGGCCTTGATTTCCTCTGAGAAACCAGACCTTGTGCTGCTGGATTTAAGGATGCCGGAGATGCATGGGATTGATGTTTTGCAGCAAGGCAAAAAAATAATGCCGGATCTCCCCATAATCGTTATATCAGGCGCAAATCGTATCGGAGATGTAGTAAAGGCGTTGCGCTACGGTGCTTGGGATTACATAGAAAAGCCTATACAAAATTTTACCGTATTGGACCATTCAATAAAGCTGGTCCTGGAAAAGGCCAGATTAATTCGAGAAAACAAAGCGTATCAGAAAAATCTGGAAATTATGGTAAAGGAAAGAACCCGTGAGCTTGAAAAAGCCAACACACATTTATTCAACATCAATGCGCGGTTGCATAAGATTGTGGAAACCACACAAAGGTTGCACGGTTGCGTTGATATGAAACATTTCGGCAAGAAGGTGCTTGAAGAATTTGCAGCCCATATGGCGGCTACCGGTGGTAGTTTGTATTTGCTTGAAGAAAATGGGCTGCGGCTTGTCCATTCAATTATCACCGGGCATGCGCCTGAATTTATCCCTTTCCCCTTACATAGGGACTCTGTGTTTAAAACGATTTTAGAAAAAGGTCAGGCACTTCTTGTCCAGAATATTGAAGAAGAAAAAAAATATCTACCCAGCGGATGGTCCGGCTACTCAAATGGTTCATTTCTTGCCTTCCCAATAAGGGAAGATTCCGGCACACCCATTGGAATTATCACAATTCATAATAAACAAACGCCCCCCTTTGTTGATCAGGATAAAGATATTGGCGCCATCCTTTCGTCTTATTGTTGCGAAACCATACGGGCCATTAAAGCATTTCAGGAGTCCAAAAAAAAGGAAATACAGCTTCAACAAGCCCAGAAAATGGAAGCAATCGGGACGCTGGCCGGAGGAATTGCCCATGATTTCAATAATATTCTTTCCGTTATTATCGGTTATGCAACACTTGCCAAAATAAACATCGGCACAAATGAAAAGGCTCAAAAAAATATCGACCAGGTGATGCGAGCTGCACAACGTGCTGGTAAAATTATCTCCCAGATTCTGACGTTCAGCCGGCAGGTTGAGTCTGAAATGAAACCCTTGAAAATTGACTTGATCGTTAAAGAAGCTGTTAAATTCCTTCGATCGTCCATTCCTTCCACCATCCATATTATTGAGAACTTAGACACCAAAGATATAGTTCTGGCTGACGCAACCCAGATTCATCAGGTGGTTATGAATCTGTGTACCAATGCATATCATGCCATGAGGGAGACCGGTGGAACGCTGTCCATATTTTTACGGAACGCTAAACCCTCCAGGGAAGACCTGGAAGAAGGGCCTTCCTTCGGCGATTATATCGCTTTGCAAATAAAAGATACCGGATGTGGCATTGATGAAAAAATCATGGACCGGATTTTTGATCCCTATTTCACAACCAAAGAAGTCTCCCAGGGAACAGGACTGGGCTTAGCCATAGTCAGCAGCATCGTTAAAAAACATAACGGCATAATAAAAATTCACAGCCGTACCGGTAAGGGAACGGTTGTTGATGTTTTTTTTCCGGTATTCAATACCACTCTGGATAAATGCACAAAACCGGAATACAGTATAAAAGAATTAGGTGGAACGGAACGTATTCTGCTTGTTGATGATGAACAAGGTATTCTGGATTCCACCCAGCAAATGCTTTCCAGTATGGGATATACCGTATCTGCTTTTTCTGACAGCATATCCGCTTTTAAGGCGTTTGCCAAAGAACCGGATGCCTTTGAAGTGGTGATTACCGATATGAGCATGCCCAATATGGATGGCAGGTTATTGTCGGAAAAAATTTTATCTCTGAAAAAGGATATTCCGGTAATCCTTTGCACAGGGTTTCATGAAACATTTACTGAAAAGGAAGCTATTAAAATGGGTATTCGCCGATATTTCCACAAACCGGTTCTCATACAAACCTTAACATTAGCCATTCGGGAAGAATTAGACCGGTTCGGGAAAAATCATGGAACAAATTAAAAAAAGCATATTAATCGTTGATGATGAAAACTATATCCGCCAAAGCTTTATTGACTATTTTGAAGACCGGCATTGGCAGGTTTTTGATACGGAAAGTGGGGAGTCCGCACTTGAACTGCTTAAGATGCAATACTGCTCCGCTGCTATTGTAGATATTCGTATGCCCGGAATGGATGGGGAAGCGTTTATCAGAAGCGCATCAGAAAAATATCCTGATATGGTTTTTGTCATCTGCACAGGCTCTCCAGAATATGAAACATCGGAAGATATTCTTCGACTCCCCAATGTTGCAGATCAGGTTTTTGGGAAGCCGGTGATAGATATTGATAAACTGGAAAATACAATCAAAGGAATGTTAGGCGGAAATCCTTCAATCCGCCCTGACCCTTAAAAAAGAGGCGAATTTAGGAACCCCGTTTTTACTGAACCCATGATATTTAAACGTCACTGTCGTTCCAACGACAGGTGGGTTGTTTCGAACCAAATCTGTAAATCCGGTCCCAAGTTTAAAAATAACGCCGTTTTCCAGTTTCAACGTAAGTGATCCCATAGCATTTTCATATTTTCCTTTTCCCTTGTTAATACCAATAACAACACCTTCCATGTCCCGGGCTTTTTTAACCTTGAGGACATGGGCGCTTCTGCCGGTTTGGTAGGGCATATTGGGATTTTTTACGATAACGCCTTCACCACCCCTTGATTCCACTTCAAGAAAAAAACGGTCCAGGTCTGGTCTATCTTGAATCAAAATCTGCCGGATCACCCTGACATGGGGGGTGGGATGGGATTTGAACCACTCTTTTGCCCTGTCAAGCCGGTGAAAAAATGTCCCTTTCCGGTTAGGCACTTCAAAAATATGGTAATTGATTTTTTCCCACCCCGGGCCGGGCTCGGCATCAAGCACCACAGACTGAATAAACTCAAAATCCCCTTGTTTGCTCCACAACTCACCATCCAATTCAAAGGCAGGAAAATTTTTGATGAACCAAGATGGCGGATGAAGGGGCAGCCCCTTTCGGGTCAACAGGCGACTACCGTCCCAGTATCCCCTTATCCCATCCAGTTTTTCGCTCATTACCCAGCCCTTAATGTCTTCTTTTCCGGTATACGACCGGGCCTTTTGCAAATGCAACTCCTTTGCCTGGCAAAAGGCGCAAAAAAAGAAGCACACCAATGTCCCCATTAACCATATCCTGATAACTTTACGATAAGGATAGTTTGTGAAATCCAGCATTTAGTCACCCAACTTTGTATAACTCACCGGCATTAGCCGTGGCCACGCCAAGATCGTTGTGTCCGTGAAATTCCAGGGCCAACCAGGAAGACGGATTAAAAGAATCTCTGCCAGTTATATAAGTGCGGACATGGTAATCATGCCACGGTATCGCCAAGCCACACCCGGTGGACGCCTAATCCGATGGCGGCCTGGCAGAACCGTAAAATAAAATCCATGTCCATGCGCTAGCGTCCTAATCGCTTACGAATTCCCTTCATGAAAACTCACCCATGGCATGGATGTCCGCTCCAATCTCGTCAACCCTGCATTTGGCAAGCTGACGCGCAATGGCCAATTTTTCCAGGGGCCTGAAAAAGACACCCGAGGCCTAACGCTTGATCCTGGATAGGACCTCAGGATTGGGCTTGGGCAGGCCTGCAATTTTCCACGCCGTAATAGGATCGGGGAACTGATGGTATTGGCAGGACTTTTCTTGTCCGACTTTTTTGCAGACCGCCCTGATGATGGGAAAGGCCTCAAACCGGTCGTAATAATCCCGGAGAAATTTAAGAATTTCCATCCGTTCCCGGCTCAGGGGACACTCATCGGATATGCCTTCTTTCTCCGCAATAGCACAGGCTATTTTTTCGGTCCAGGTGGAAGGATCCATCAGGTACCCGTCCGCATCCAGTTTTAATTCTTCGTGGTCCAATGAACTCATGGGTGACCTCCTTATTTCAAAATAATTAAAAATGGCAAATATGGAGAAAAACAATCATATCTTTTTTGACCGCCCGCACCAGCAGGTGAGCAGGTTCAACTGGCAATGGCTTCAATGTCCCTGCATGCAAACTCGCCCATGGCAGGGACGCCTACTTCTATCCCGTCAACACGCATTCGGCAAGCTGACGCGCAATGGTCAATTTTTACAGGGGCCTGAAAAAGACACCCAGGGCCTAATGCCTGATCTTTGCCAGAACCTCCGGATTGGGCTTGGGCAGGCCTGCAATTTTCCACGCCGTAATAGGATCAGGGAACTGGTGGTATTGGCAGGACTTTTCCTGTCCCACATTTTTGCAAACCGCCCTGATAATGGGAAAGGCCTCAAACCGGTCGTAATAATCCCGGACAAATTTAAGAATTTCCATCCGTTCCTTGCTCAGGGGACATTCATCAGAGACCCCTTCCCTCTCCGCAAGGGCACAGGCGATTTTTTCGTTCCAGGTAGAGGGATCCATCAGGTACCCGTCCGCATCCAATTTTAACTTTTCGTGGTCCAAAGAACTCATGGGTGACCTCCTTATTTTAAAATGATTAACTACTTAAAAATGGCATCACAAATGACGCCTCATAAAAATAACATAAGACATTTAGGTCACATAACAAATATCAGATACAAAGAACTTTGCACTTCAAAAAAAATTTGGCGATTTCGATAGCGATGCGAATCACCATTGCAAATAACGATTTGACCTTGCCTATCCGGATTCCGACCCTTACCCTTACGAGCCGAGAACCGACCCGACCGATCTAAAAATCAGCAAGTACACAGAAAATTAAACATTATGAATAACGGCCATGGCCGACCTGGTCTTTCACCGAGGTTAGGCCACAACAAATCAT
This genomic window contains:
- a CDS encoding HPP family protein produces the protein MILFLKKMAGGGQRPPKVNLSEVCWSWLGAFLGITPVAYLNYNLLSGNDFVYIIGSFGASAVLVYGAVRSPLAQPRNLIGGHLLSAFVGVACWQLFHPFPWFAAAFSVATAIALMHVTQTLHPPGGATALIAVIGSEKIHELGFWYMLVPVGLGVVIMLIVALAINNMASRRKYPEFWF
- a CDS encoding CBS domain-containing protein; the encoded protein is MNFSRINECFQTITDEDVLEAMREIPGYLDITPSDFIEVYRIAFDHAVNRIKTAILAEHVMTRKVVSVLEDASLLETAVQMRDHDISGMPVLNEQGAVTGVISEKDFLSRMTEKKDPSFMQVLIQCMDDSCCLARPLKTLKARDIMSSPPVTVHKSLKLLDVANLMDRKNINRVPVCEDHNILVGIIARSDLVQAMC
- a CDS encoding PAS domain S-box protein, whose protein sequence is MNNEFMDSLIEQNPDAMIFADTEGTIRVWNVAAERIFGFTKEEAIGSNLDIIVPQNLRKAHWRGYEQAMQRGETKYVGKSLPTKSLHADGSVIYVELGFSIVLDSAKNVIGALSSARDITTRYKKERENRKRLAELENAQR
- a CDS encoding FprA family A-type flavoprotein — its product is MKARKIKENVYWMGSVDWDSRLFDALIPLPDGTSYNAYLIEGSEKTALIDTVDPPMAKEFMAQLEGVKNIDYIISSHAEQDHSGTIMQVLEKYPNAKLISTPKAKDLLKDLLNIPENFFVSIEDGETLSLGDKTLKFIFTPWVHWPETMVTFLEEDKILFSCDFFGSHIASSDLFVTDQGRVYEAAKRYFAEIMMPFRSIIKKNMEKLAPYDIKMIAPGHGQIFPDAGFILDAYKKWTKGAPINTVVIPYVSMHESTRLMVEHLVASLVDKGVRVEQFNLAVTDIGKLAMALVDAATIVVGTPTILAGPHPYAAYAAFLANALRPNTKFLSVVGSYGWGGKTVDTLAGMIPNLKVEVIDPVLCKGVPTASVFDALDDLAGAIAQKHKENGYT
- a CDS encoding biotin--[acetyl-CoA-carboxylase] ligase, translated to MILKVLYQSDGKPVSGVKISEAAGISRVAVWKHIKALKQAGVDIKALPTGYKLQDAGNLLYPFCFPTHLQEKIFHFPELDSTMDQAREMAREDVRHASCIIAEVQTASRGRLNRQWISDRGGLWFTLILKPDLPPPLAWTVNFAASACMSEVLTDLFDLDVRVKWPNDLLLKGRKLSGMLSEMETRADMVNLLFLGIGLNVNNEPESDQYQAISLKTALGKSVSRKQILTRFLDLFESRIAAVDPARIISQWKARTATIGTEVRVQTHDQIYEGKALDVDDTGALIVKGRDGITRKIIYGDCFHS
- a CDS encoding biotin transporter BioY, with product MDVSVKPIVYSALFIALISIGAMIAIPVGPVPIVLQNMFVLLAGLILPPAWAAGCVAVYLLMGFAGLPVFAGGTSGIGKVFGPTGGYLLSYLPAVFLTSIISGSAEKSLVRDCVATIGGMAVMYMFGVPWLKWVLAVSWGKALAAGMYPFLPGSVLKIVAAVIIARKLRPLIRF
- a CDS encoding ABC transporter ATP-binding protein codes for the protein MLLKTDHLTHAFDSGDTGIFDICLTVSRDDFIVLAGKNGCGKTTLIRHFNGLLMPDSGRVLLNGQDIQKDLTLARRKIGMVFQDPDTQIIADTVFDETAFGPENLNMGREEINDRVFNALNLLGLDHLRDRNPATLSGGEKRRLAIAGILVMEPDLIIFDEPFANLDYPSVRSLIRLCRKLHQSGHAIVMTTHDVAPVITLATKMVVIDKGRIKEEGDPILLAPCLESYGVKNPFTPMAEAWTL
- a CDS encoding energy-coupling factor transporter transmembrane component T produces the protein MTLFSYHPNDTLWHTLDVRCKCLLVCLLSLAVLKTELPGNIICLCVLMVILKTLGVGPARLVKQLKIFLLLLILIFFSRWAVTPGEPMVTLYGFCLTRQGFNAGSLVSLRFLVVMLLGLILTATTRSTEIKAAVQWFFKPIPIIPEKRVAVMVGLALKFMPLILDNAREVTHAVNARCGNLRKNPVRRLFNLAWPLLKKTFQSADDLSLAMQARCYSENRTDPPFFPNGKEGWVVGLTLVFCAGMLLMG
- a CDS encoding response regulator, with the translated sequence MKVLVIDDEKHIRQSLADYLEDNDYDVVTAENGRQGLALISSEKPDLVLLDLRMPEMHGIDVLQQGKKIMPDLPIIVISGANRIGDVVKALRYGAWDYIEKPIQNFTVLDHSIKLVLEKARLIRENKAYQKNLEIMVKERTRELEKANTHLFNINARLHKIVETTQRLHGCVDMKHFGKKVLEEFAAHMAATGGSLYLLEENGLRLVHSIITGHAPEFIPFPLHRDSVFKTILEKGQALLVQNIEEEKKYLPSGWSGYSNGSFLAFPIREDSGTPIGIITIHNKQTPPFVDQDKDIGAILSSYCCETIRAIKAFQESKKKEIQLQQAQKMEAIGTLAGGIAHDFNNILSVIIGYATLAKINIGTNEKAQKNIDQVMRAAQRAGKIISQILTFSRQVESEMKPLKIDLIVKEAVKFLRSSIPSTIHIIENLDTKDIVLADATQIHQVVMNLCTNAYHAMRETGGTLSIFLRNAKPSREDLEEGPSFGDYIALQIKDTGCGIDEKIMDRIFDPYFTTKEVSQGTGLGLAIVSSIVKKHNGIIKIHSRTGKGTVVDVFFPVFNTTLDKCTKPEYSIKELGGTERILLVDDEQGILDSTQQMLSSMGYTVSAFSDSISAFKAFAKEPDAFEVVITDMSMPNMDGRLLSEKILSLKKDIPVILCTGFHETFTEKEAIKMGIRRYFHKPVLIQTLTLAIREELDRFGKNHGTN